The Peribacillus sp. FSL E2-0218 genome contains a region encoding:
- a CDS encoding amino acid permease produces MEASNSGGQTGDMKWWQLSLVGVGCTIGTGYFLGSTIGIITTGPSIVFSFILAALGTYIVYNLLAKMTAEDPQEGSFCYYANKAFGRWAGFSCGWNYWSSNILIMGSQLTALSLLSQFWFPSVPLWLFSAGFAFVSIVVVLMGTKGFDRIENLLAIIKTAAIVMFIILAACAVLGWFGLDGEKPPSFPNTYNELFPKGLKGFWTSLIYAFYAFGGIEVIGLMAMQLKKKEEAPKAGTIMLLGLTIIYVVSLGLAVTMVSLGAFSEKESPFVTALDSYHLAFFPHVFNGAIIVAGFSTMTASLFGVTNLLVTIADDGNAPSLFMQKIKKLKDLPLPSLCLGVLGLLGSIITALLLPGKIYEYITTAAGILLLYNWSFIILSSFKILESKAWSKATGVFGMLLIFAAVSGTLLEKEIRPGFFISLLFVVIIGLAAIFMKFKVWNKNKAMAAKMRKSELD; encoded by the coding sequence ATGGAGGCATCTAATTCAGGCGGGCAAACTGGCGATATGAAATGGTGGCAGCTGTCATTGGTCGGTGTAGGATGCACGATCGGTACTGGCTATTTTCTTGGATCGACGATCGGGATTATCACAACGGGTCCATCGATAGTGTTTTCCTTTATATTGGCTGCCCTTGGTACGTATATCGTGTATAACCTGCTTGCCAAAATGACGGCAGAAGACCCTCAAGAGGGCTCCTTTTGTTATTATGCCAATAAAGCATTCGGCCGTTGGGCTGGCTTTAGCTGCGGCTGGAATTATTGGTCCTCGAATATTTTGATCATGGGCAGCCAGTTGACCGCGTTGTCGCTTTTATCGCAATTTTGGTTCCCGAGTGTACCGCTATGGTTATTTTCCGCCGGGTTTGCTTTTGTTTCAATCGTTGTGGTATTGATGGGAACAAAAGGATTCGATAGGATTGAAAACCTCCTTGCGATCATAAAAACGGCTGCAATCGTCATGTTCATCATCCTTGCAGCATGTGCCGTGCTCGGTTGGTTCGGTCTCGATGGAGAGAAGCCGCCGTCATTTCCCAATACGTATAATGAATTATTCCCAAAAGGGCTGAAAGGATTTTGGACATCGCTCATTTATGCCTTTTATGCATTTGGCGGCATTGAAGTGATCGGATTGATGGCGATGCAGCTTAAAAAGAAAGAAGAGGCACCCAAGGCAGGGACGATCATGCTGTTGGGACTGACGATCATCTATGTAGTCTCATTGGGACTGGCTGTCACGATGGTTTCGCTAGGGGCGTTCAGTGAGAAGGAGAGTCCTTTTGTAACCGCGTTGGATAGTTATCATCTGGCTTTTTTTCCTCATGTTTTTAACGGGGCCATCATCGTGGCTGGATTTTCGACGATGACGGCTTCATTATTCGGTGTGACCAATCTATTGGTAACGATTGCCGATGATGGGAATGCCCCTTCGTTATTCATGCAAAAGATTAAAAAACTCAAGGATCTGCCATTGCCGTCACTATGTCTTGGGGTGCTGGGGCTTTTAGGCTCGATCATCACTGCCCTGCTCCTGCCAGGCAAGATTTATGAATACATCACGACAGCTGCCGGTATTTTACTATTATATAACTGGTCCTTCATCATCCTTTCTTCTTTCAAGATCTTGGAAAGCAAAGCGTGGAGCAAGGCCACAGGCGTTTTTGGCATGCTGTTGATTTTTGCTGCGGTCAGTGGGACCTTGCTCGAAAAGGAGATCCGTCCCGGATTTTTCATAAGCCTGTTGTTCGTGGTGATAATCGGACTTGCGGCCATTTTCATGAAGTTCAAGGTTTGGAACAAGAACAAGGCGATGGCGGCGAAAATGAGGAAATCGGAACTCGATTGA
- a CDS encoding MFS transporter, with translation MEGHEKNNVSIWCLISMASIPLVMTLGNSMLIPVLPIFEKKVGISSFQSSMVITSYSVASIFLIPIAGYLSDRFGRKMVILPSLVLALIGGLVAGYASWKIDDPYTWIIIGRVLQGIGASGASPIILPLVGDLYKDDDEKTSSCLGIIETSNTFGKVLSPILGSLFAAFIWFLPFFSISFFSLISIVLVFFFIKVPKEKDEPKKLKEFWHDTKQIFKKEGKWLYTVFLIGVFVMLVLFGVLFFLSENLEKIHHLHGVKKGFVIAIPLFFLCVSSYIAGKKIKGELPIMKKIIMISLATLSISLVFVGFTKDKVFLLLLVTSLVGIAIGALLPTLDAIITQNIEKEQRGTITSFYMSSRFIGVAAGPPVMSLVMKNYLNMSYIISGIMGICIVLIVLKCISSDKKEAAQ, from the coding sequence ATGGAAGGTCATGAGAAAAATAATGTCAGCATATGGTGCTTGATCAGTATGGCGTCAATCCCATTAGTTATGACACTTGGAAATTCAATGCTTATCCCGGTATTGCCCATTTTTGAGAAAAAGGTGGGGATATCTTCATTTCAATCAAGCATGGTCATTACAAGTTATTCGGTAGCTTCCATTTTTTTAATCCCTATCGCAGGTTATTTATCCGATCGTTTCGGACGGAAAATGGTCATCCTGCCGAGCCTGGTTCTTGCTTTGATTGGCGGTTTGGTTGCAGGATATGCATCGTGGAAGATCGATGATCCATATACTTGGATCATCATTGGGAGAGTGCTGCAAGGGATCGGTGCTTCTGGAGCCTCGCCAATCATCCTGCCTTTAGTCGGGGACTTATACAAGGATGATGATGAAAAAACGAGTTCGTGCTTGGGCATCATCGAAACATCGAATACATTTGGAAAAGTGCTGAGCCCGATATTAGGTTCCCTTTTTGCCGCATTTATATGGTTTTTACCCTTTTTCTCGATTTCCTTCTTCAGCTTGATCTCAATCGTCTTAGTCTTTTTCTTCATTAAGGTACCAAAAGAAAAGGACGAACCGAAGAAATTAAAGGAATTTTGGCATGATACGAAACAAATCTTCAAGAAGGAAGGCAAATGGCTGTATACCGTATTCCTGATTGGTGTATTTGTTATGTTGGTTTTGTTCGGGGTCCTTTTCTTTTTGTCGGAAAACCTGGAGAAAATACATCATCTGCATGGAGTCAAGAAAGGCTTCGTCATCGCGATTCCGCTGTTTTTTCTTTGTGTTTCTTCCTATATTGCAGGAAAAAAAATCAAAGGTGAATTGCCGATCATGAAAAAGATCATCATGATCAGTTTGGCAACGCTGTCGATCAGCCTGGTCTTTGTCGGATTCACTAAGGATAAGGTATTCCTGCTCCTGCTCGTTACGAGTCTGGTGGGCATCGCAATTGGTGCTTTACTGCCGACGCTCGATGCCATCATCACCCAAAATATCGAAAAGGAACAGAGGGGGACGATAACCTCTTTTTATATGTCCTCAAGGTTCATCGGGGTCGCAGCGGGCCCACCGGTCATGTCACTTGTGATGAAGAACTATCTAAACATGAGTTATATCATCTCTGGAATCATGGGCATTTGCATCGTATTGATCGTGCTGAAATGCATTAGTTCGGATAAAAAAGAAGCGGCCCAGTAA
- a CDS encoding LysE family transporter gives MAIFFSYVLLGLSLAAPIGPINAGQLDKGIKKGFWHAWIFGWGAILADAVYLVLVYYGVSRFLENSFMQTFLWLFGFFVLTYTGIESLFSAGKIEVNARNVKESHFSSFASGFIMALSNPLSILFWLGIYGSILANTTTKYDFHHILLYSSGILLGLLAWDTTMAIISSSFRRFLSKPILVGISVISGLSLIGIGIYFAIQAAKVLFT, from the coding sequence TTGGCCATTTTTTTTAGCTATGTATTGCTGGGTCTATCCTTAGCGGCACCAATCGGCCCCATTAACGCCGGGCAATTGGACAAAGGAATCAAGAAAGGGTTTTGGCACGCCTGGATTTTCGGCTGGGGTGCCATTTTAGCGGATGCTGTCTATTTGGTCCTTGTCTATTACGGGGTCAGCCGCTTTCTGGAAAACTCCTTCATGCAAACATTTTTATGGCTTTTTGGCTTTTTTGTCCTGACTTATACCGGTATTGAAAGCCTTTTTAGTGCAGGTAAAATAGAAGTGAATGCACGGAATGTGAAAGAATCCCACTTTTCTTCTTTTGCATCAGGATTCATCATGGCCCTCTCGAACCCTTTATCCATTTTGTTCTGGCTCGGTATTTACGGCTCGATCCTGGCAAACACCACGACTAAATACGACTTTCATCACATACTTCTATATAGCTCAGGCATCCTTCTCGGCCTCTTAGCCTGGGATACTACAATGGCCATCATCTCCAGCAGCTTCAGACGTTTTTTATCCAAACCCATCCTTGTTGGCATATCCGTCATCTCCGGGCTATCCCTAATCGGAATCGGCATATACTTTGCCATTCAGGCCGCAAAAGTACTATTTACATAA
- the thrS gene encoding threonine--tRNA ligase, with the protein MDEKMIKIRFPDGKQKEYPMGATVGSVAGSISSSLRKKAVAGKLDKQLVDLHFQLNEDAELSILTLDSEEGLHVLRHTSAHILAQAVKRLHGTAKLGLGKVIEDGFYYDFKLDHPLSAESLQAIEKEMEKIINENLEIKRGEVSYEEAVKLFESQGESFKLDIARNIPNGEKLTIYQQGEFIDLCRGPHLPSTSLVKAFKLTRVSGAYWRGDKRNEVLQRVYGVAFGRKKDLQDHLDFMEEAAKHDHRKLGKQLELFMFSEEAPGMPFYLPKGQIIRNELEKFSRELQGDADYDEVRTPFMMNQRLWERSGHWDHYHENMYFTEVDETKFAMKPMNCPGHMLIFKNNRYSYRDLPIRMAEFGQVHRHEYSGALNGMLRVRTFCQDDAHLFVRQDQIEGEIKQVFQLIDEVYRTFGFEYSVELSTRPEDSLGDDSLWDASEAALKNVLADIGIPYQLNEGDGAFYGPKIDFHIKDALKRSHQCATIQLDFQMPEKFDLTYIDEENEKVRPVVIHRAIYGSIDRFFGILIEHFAGAFPVWLAPVQVQLIPVSHVHIPFCHKLQKQLKRLGIRVTTDERNEKLGYKIREAQMGKIPYMLVLGDKEEQENQVNVRKYGEKNYESSSIDAFINKLLQQIKVRSN; encoded by the coding sequence ATGGATGAAAAAATGATCAAAATCCGATTCCCGGATGGGAAGCAGAAGGAATATCCGATGGGTGCGACAGTGGGAAGCGTGGCAGGCTCCATCAGCTCAAGCTTAAGGAAAAAGGCAGTTGCAGGAAAGCTCGATAAGCAACTGGTCGATCTACATTTCCAATTGAATGAAGATGCTGAACTCTCGATTTTAACACTTGATTCGGAGGAAGGACTGCACGTGTTGCGGCACACTTCGGCACATATTTTGGCCCAAGCGGTGAAGAGACTTCATGGCACGGCGAAACTGGGCTTGGGTAAGGTCATCGAGGATGGGTTTTACTATGATTTTAAGCTCGATCATCCTTTGAGCGCAGAGAGTCTGCAAGCCATTGAAAAAGAGATGGAAAAAATCATAAACGAAAATCTGGAAATAAAAAGGGGGGAGGTTTCTTATGAAGAAGCGGTGAAGCTATTCGAAAGTCAAGGAGAGTCATTCAAGCTGGATATTGCGAGGAACATCCCGAACGGTGAAAAACTAACGATTTATCAACAAGGGGAGTTTATAGACCTTTGCCGCGGACCGCATCTTCCCTCGACATCTTTGGTAAAAGCATTCAAGTTGACACGTGTTTCAGGTGCCTATTGGCGGGGAGACAAACGAAATGAAGTTCTTCAACGGGTATATGGGGTCGCCTTCGGAAGGAAAAAAGATTTACAAGATCACTTGGATTTTATGGAAGAAGCAGCCAAGCACGATCACCGGAAATTAGGGAAGCAGCTCGAACTATTCATGTTTTCCGAGGAAGCCCCTGGAATGCCGTTTTATTTACCGAAAGGACAAATCATCAGGAATGAGTTGGAGAAGTTCTCGCGTGAGCTCCAGGGCGATGCTGATTATGACGAGGTTCGCACGCCGTTCATGATGAATCAGCGGTTATGGGAAAGATCGGGCCACTGGGATCACTATCATGAAAATATGTACTTTACTGAGGTCGATGAGACAAAATTCGCGATGAAGCCGATGAATTGCCCGGGTCATATGCTTATCTTCAAAAATAACCGCTATTCCTACAGGGACTTACCCATCAGGATGGCCGAGTTCGGTCAAGTCCATCGCCATGAATATAGTGGAGCATTGAACGGAATGCTTCGGGTCCGGACATTTTGCCAGGATGATGCTCACCTATTCGTCCGGCAGGATCAAATCGAGGGGGAGATCAAGCAGGTGTTTCAACTGATTGACGAAGTGTATCGTACATTTGGATTCGAATATTCCGTGGAGCTCTCGACTCGACCAGAGGATTCATTGGGAGATGACTCCCTTTGGGATGCCTCTGAAGCAGCCTTGAAAAATGTGCTTGCCGATATCGGCATACCTTATCAATTAAATGAAGGCGACGGAGCATTTTACGGGCCGAAAATTGATTTTCATATTAAGGATGCATTAAAACGGAGCCATCAATGTGCAACCATTCAACTTGATTTTCAAATGCCGGAAAAATTCGATTTGACTTACATCGATGAAGAAAATGAAAAAGTCCGCCCGGTCGTCATCCATCGTGCGATTTATGGCTCGATTGATCGTTTTTTTGGTATCCTGATTGAGCATTTTGCCGGGGCTTTCCCGGTATGGCTTGCCCCAGTACAGGTTCAACTCATCCCTGTCTCGCATGTTCATATTCCATTTTGCCATAAACTCCAAAAACAGCTGAAAAGACTCGGCATAAGAGTGACAACAGACGAACGCAACGAAAAGCTGGGATATAAAATCAGGGAAGCCCAGATGGGGAAAATTCCATATATGCTTGTCCTTGGCGATAAAGAAGAGCAGGAAAATCAAGTCAACGTCCGGAAATACGGCGAGAAAAATTATGAATCAAGTTCAATAGATGCATTCATCAACAAACTGCTCCAACAAATAAAAGTACGCAGCAACTAG
- a CDS encoding Type 1 glutamine amidotransferase-like domain-containing protein — translation MDICFIGGGNHANSELAEVYLELSNMMKPHAKILIIPFATDVSRYEGWLATVKKAFSIMEHASVDLLRENLSEQEMQQALNEYDALYFIGGRPERLITVMENKGLTPILKNFNGLLIGYSAGSLAFCTDCIMTKDTDYPETIMIKGLALVEFSVEVHYEAKIDGELLPLSTERKIYAIPDGSALFTKNGELYKVVNDIYFFQNGTRFP, via the coding sequence ATGGACATTTGTTTCATTGGCGGCGGCAATCACGCGAATTCCGAATTAGCTGAAGTGTACCTGGAACTTTCAAACATGATGAAGCCCCATGCCAAAATTTTAATAATCCCGTTTGCAACCGATGTTTCCCGGTACGAAGGCTGGCTGGCAACCGTCAAGAAAGCCTTTTCCATCATGGAACATGCTAGTGTTGACTTATTGAGAGAAAACCTTTCGGAGCAAGAGATGCAACAAGCCCTAAACGAATATGATGCTCTTTATTTTATTGGCGGCAGGCCAGAACGATTGATCACTGTCATGGAAAATAAAGGCCTTACACCGATCTTGAAAAACTTTAATGGCTTATTGATTGGATATAGTGCGGGTTCGTTAGCCTTCTGCACGGATTGCATAATGACGAAAGATACAGACTATCCAGAAACGATAATGATCAAAGGCTTGGCATTAGTTGAGTTCAGCGTTGAAGTCCATTACGAAGCTAAGATAGATGGAGAATTGCTTCCCCTTTCAACTGAACGAAAAATATATGCCATTCCAGATGGAAGTGCCCTTTTCACAAAGAACGGCGAACTCTATAAAGTGGTGAATGATATATACTTCTTTCAAAATGGTACACGCTTTCCCTGA
- a CDS encoding YokU family protein, with protein sequence MDCLWCNAPNVEESEKKDCFWIMPDGKRSIKLLQVPAINCPECGIYVSDHRNQKVDEALSIHDLSQYPDEFAYDQLLAAPVKQLFNWK encoded by the coding sequence ATGGACTGCTTGTGGTGCAATGCCCCTAACGTTGAAGAAAGTGAAAAGAAGGACTGTTTCTGGATCATGCCCGATGGGAAGCGATCGATAAAGCTCCTGCAGGTTCCTGCCATAAACTGCCCGGAATGTGGGATATATGTGTCCGATCATAGGAATCAGAAGGTGGATGAGGCCTTATCCATACATGATCTGAGTCAATATCCTGACGAGTTCGCCTATGATCAGCTTCTTGCGGCGCCAGTCAAGCAACTATTCAATTGGAAATGA
- the ablA gene encoding lysine 2,3-aminomutase codes for MEIKHKEYLGGRRHYHDIELWKDVKEEQWNDWIWQLTNTIKTLDDLKKVVNLTPEEEEGVRISTQTIPLNITPYYASLMNPDDPRCPIRLQSVPLSAEMNKTRYDLEDPLHEDEDSPVPGLTHRYPDRVLFLVTNQCSMYCRYCTRRRFSGQVGMGVPKKQLDGAIDYIRNTPEVRDVLISGGDGLLINDKILEYVLSNLRAIPHVEIIRIGTRAPVVFPQRITENLCNILKKYHPIWLNTHFNHSLELTDEAKKACDMLSMAGVPLGNQAVILAGINDSVHIMKKLMHDCVMARVRPYYIYQCDLSEGIGHFRAPVSKGLEIIEALRGHTSGYAVPTFVVDAPGGGGKIALTPNYLLSQSPDKVVLRNFEGVITSYPEPKNYVSGSADAYFDEVYGTEDRKAAVGISALMTDEKFNLVPEGLRRLDKRKAYENAAEHASLKDRRDKRDEMKEKLRKAQEKKNALAQSEPVEPEGKEG; via the coding sequence ATGGAAATAAAACATAAAGAGTACCTTGGCGGGCGCAGGCATTATCATGATATCGAGCTTTGGAAGGACGTCAAGGAGGAGCAGTGGAACGATTGGATCTGGCAATTGACCAATACGATCAAAACCTTGGATGATTTGAAAAAGGTCGTCAATCTGACTCCGGAGGAAGAGGAAGGAGTCCGGATCTCGACGCAAACGATTCCTTTGAATATAACGCCTTATTATGCTTCTTTGATGAATCCTGATGATCCTCGCTGTCCAATTCGTTTACAGTCGGTACCGCTCTCGGCAGAAATGAACAAGACGAGATATGATTTAGAGGATCCGCTCCATGAGGATGAGGATTCACCAGTTCCAGGCTTGACGCATCGGTATCCGGACAGGGTGCTGTTCCTCGTTACGAACCAGTGCTCGATGTACTGCCGATATTGCACGCGCCGCCGTTTTTCAGGCCAGGTGGGAATGGGCGTTCCAAAGAAGCAATTGGATGGAGCGATCGACTATATAAGAAATACACCGGAAGTGAGGGACGTGCTGATTTCCGGAGGGGACGGATTGCTGATCAATGATAAGATCCTCGAATATGTATTGAGCAACTTACGCGCCATCCCGCATGTGGAGATCATTCGGATCGGTACACGGGCCCCGGTCGTTTTTCCGCAGCGGATTACGGAAAATTTATGCAATATTCTGAAGAAGTACCATCCGATTTGGTTAAACACCCATTTCAATCATTCGCTTGAACTGACCGATGAAGCGAAAAAGGCTTGCGATATGCTCTCCATGGCAGGCGTCCCGCTCGGTAATCAGGCGGTCATCCTCGCTGGCATCAACGATAGTGTCCATATCATGAAAAAGCTGATGCATGACTGTGTCATGGCCAGGGTAAGGCCTTACTACATTTATCAATGCGATCTATCCGAAGGGATTGGCCATTTCCGGGCCCCGGTTTCAAAAGGATTGGAAATCATTGAGGCGCTGCGTGGCCATACATCGGGATATGCGGTGCCGACCTTTGTGGTGGATGCGCCTGGCGGCGGAGGAAAGATAGCCCTGACTCCGAATTACCTGCTATCCCAAAGCCCGGATAAGGTCGTATTGCGGAACTTCGAAGGTGTCATCACGAGCTATCCGGAGCCGAAGAATTATGTTTCCGGCAGTGCCGACGCGTACTTTGATGAAGTGTATGGCACCGAAGACCGAAAAGCAGCCGTGGGGATATCCGCGCTCATGACGGACGAAAAATTCAATTTGGTGCCAGAGGGCTTGCGCCGTCTTGATAAGAGAAAGGCCTATGAAAATGCGGCAGAACATGCCTCATTGAAGGACCGTCGCGATAAACGGGATGAAATGAAGGAGAAATTGAGGAAAGCGCAAGAAAAAAAGAATGCCCTGGCCCAAAGTGAACCAGTGGAGCCGGAAGGCAAGGAGGGATGA
- a CDS encoding sigma 54-interacting transcriptional regulator, with protein MTENGDEEMKSSVNQFSTQFEWILNVINVGVHIVNKDGDTVFYNEMMAHIDGLAREQVLGENIFQLYPSLTDESSTLQAALDKGIETNESIQTYVNVKEKKITSINSTYPLYEDGEIIGAVEIAKDITKVMNMYDQIVDLRSQLAETYKKNKYFEGTATYHFSDLIGSSPVFQEAISLAKKSARSHSPVMIYGPTGTGKELVAQSIHNVSAHRHQPFIAQNCAAVPKELMEGLLFGTTKGAFTGAVDRLGIFEQANGGTLFLDELNSLDPGLQAKLLRVLQEGEVRRVGGAQEQKINVKIIAAMNISPEEALERGIIRSDLFFRLNVVTIAMPSLKERKTDIAEIAHHFIQKFNKSFFSDVRGISQKAMNRLLQYPWPGNIRELGHAIELAFNVMDTGEDRIDEHHLPAYLFPSGKYTPPNAQSLPPTLKDKVDLPAVLEELEKEMIINMFRKYNGNISKTAESLNITRQGLQYKLNKYKIEKVYTAEWKESRG; from the coding sequence GTGACAGAGAACGGAGATGAAGAAATGAAATCTTCAGTCAATCAGTTTTCCACGCAATTTGAATGGATATTGAATGTGATAAATGTGGGTGTCCATATCGTGAATAAAGATGGGGATACGGTTTTTTATAATGAAATGATGGCACATATCGATGGGCTGGCTCGTGAACAGGTGCTCGGGGAGAATATCTTTCAGCTTTACCCGTCCTTGACCGATGAGTCGAGTACGCTGCAGGCGGCGTTGGACAAGGGCATCGAAACGAATGAGTCGATTCAAACGTATGTGAATGTAAAGGAGAAAAAGATAACGTCGATCAATAGCACGTATCCGCTATATGAGGATGGCGAGATCATCGGGGCAGTGGAGATCGCCAAAGACATTACCAAGGTCATGAACATGTATGATCAAATCGTCGATTTACGCTCCCAGCTTGCCGAGACCTATAAGAAAAATAAGTACTTCGAAGGGACGGCGACTTATCATTTCAGTGATTTGATCGGGAGCAGTCCCGTTTTTCAAGAAGCGATATCATTGGCCAAAAAATCGGCCCGCAGCCATTCCCCGGTCATGATTTATGGACCGACGGGAACGGGGAAGGAATTGGTAGCGCAAAGTATCCATAATGTAAGTGCCCATCGCCATCAGCCATTCATTGCACAAAACTGTGCGGCCGTCCCAAAGGAATTAATGGAAGGTCTGTTGTTTGGCACGACGAAAGGGGCTTTCACGGGAGCAGTGGATCGACTCGGGATTTTTGAACAGGCCAATGGCGGTACGCTGTTTCTTGATGAATTGAATAGCCTCGATCCTGGATTGCAGGCGAAATTGCTGCGGGTGCTGCAGGAGGGTGAGGTGCGCCGCGTCGGAGGAGCGCAGGAGCAAAAAATTAATGTGAAGATCATTGCGGCGATGAACATTTCTCCAGAAGAGGCGCTAGAGCGGGGAATCATTCGCTCCGATTTGTTTTTTCGCCTGAATGTCGTGACGATCGCCATGCCTTCTCTTAAGGAGCGTAAAACAGATATAGCGGAAATCGCCCATCACTTTATTCAGAAGTTCAACAAATCATTTTTTTCGGACGTGCGCGGGATCAGTCAGAAGGCGATGAATCGGCTTCTTCAGTATCCGTGGCCCGGAAACATTCGTGAACTGGGCCATGCCATCGAATTGGCCTTTAACGTCATGGATACTGGAGAGGATAGGATTGATGAGCATCACCTTCCGGCCTATCTTTTTCCTTCAGGCAAATACACTCCCCCCAATGCACAGAGCCTGCCGCCCACATTAAAGGACAAGGTGGATTTACCTGCCGTCCTTGAAGAACTGGAAAAGGAAATGATCATCAATATGTTCCGGAAATACAACGGGAATATCAGCAAAACGGCTGAGTCCCTCAATATTACCAGACAAGGATTACAATATAAGTTAAACAAGTACAAGATTGAAAAGGTGTATACGGCGGAATGGAAGGAATCAAGAGGATAG
- a CDS encoding GNAT family N-acetyltransferase — MLKRNETKLEIKPWEEKDLDLLFQLNEPKMMEHLGGPESAEQIQKRHKRYLEIGNRGCMFSIILPKEEAVGSVGYWQTVWNDENVYEIGWSVLHSFQGKGIASQAVRAVIAKIKDERKYSSIHAFPSVHNAASNALCRKLDFNLISECEFEYPPGSFMQCHDWCLELE, encoded by the coding sequence ATTTTAAAAAGGAATGAAACCAAATTAGAAATTAAACCTTGGGAAGAGAAGGATCTTGATTTACTTTTTCAACTCAATGAACCGAAAATGATGGAGCATCTTGGTGGTCCGGAGAGTGCAGAACAAATCCAAAAACGCCACAAACGATACCTTGAAATCGGAAACAGGGGATGCATGTTCAGCATCATCCTGCCAAAGGAAGAAGCTGTTGGCTCCGTAGGCTACTGGCAAACGGTCTGGAACGATGAAAATGTGTATGAAATCGGCTGGAGTGTCCTCCACTCTTTTCAGGGGAAAGGCATTGCATCACAAGCCGTCAGAGCTGTCATCGCCAAAATCAAGGACGAACGCAAATACAGCTCCATTCATGCATTTCCATCCGTCCATAACGCCGCATCCAATGCCCTTTGCCGCAAGCTTGACTTCAACCTCATCTCCGAATGTGAATTCGAATATCCGCCAGGGAGCTTCATGCAATGCCATGATTGGTGCTTGGAGCTTGAATGA
- a CDS encoding peptidoglycan-binding protein, with product MELRTLLDRSVKKMGIGMDAVVKASALEMIERAYTEGIAVQISAGYRSLEEQAALYGQGRIYRYNGKNYSDPAKPVVTNAKPGQSYHNFGLAIDFFLVSDDGRKAIWTVDSRWQRVAAIGKKLGFEWGGDWRTFKDYPHLQMTGGLTHIQLQAGKKPHLTNLFKTTKGSKGDSQIISIQETVNSRYKTNLAVDGFFGPKTRSALLKGVQTELNKQYNHRLAVDGKWGPKTKAAMVTLSIGATGPITWILQAALYMKGFDPGPLDARFGSKTEAALSKFQKASSISGDSQANKETWNKLLA from the coding sequence GTGGAATTACGAACATTATTGGATCGATCAGTGAAGAAGATGGGTATAGGGATGGATGCAGTAGTGAAGGCATCAGCATTGGAGATGATCGAACGGGCTTATACAGAAGGGATCGCTGTACAAATAAGCGCAGGTTACCGCTCTTTGGAAGAGCAAGCCGCGCTTTATGGTCAAGGACGAATCTACAGGTACAATGGAAAAAATTATAGTGATCCGGCTAAGCCTGTTGTGACGAACGCTAAGCCAGGCCAATCTTATCATAATTTTGGACTGGCCATCGATTTCTTCCTTGTGAGTGATGATGGCAGGAAAGCGATCTGGACGGTGGATTCAAGGTGGCAGCGTGTGGCTGCGATAGGTAAAAAGTTAGGATTCGAATGGGGCGGAGATTGGCGTACATTCAAGGACTATCCCCACTTGCAAATGACGGGTGGCTTAACCCACATACAATTACAAGCAGGGAAGAAACCGCATCTTACCAACCTATTCAAAACAACAAAGGGCAGTAAAGGAGATAGCCAAATCATTTCCATTCAGGAAACAGTAAATAGCCGCTATAAAACGAATCTGGCGGTCGATGGTTTTTTCGGCCCCAAAACTCGATCAGCTCTTTTAAAAGGAGTACAAACGGAGCTTAATAAGCAATATAATCATAGACTTGCGGTCGATGGAAAATGGGGGCCAAAAACCAAGGCTGCGATGGTCACATTGAGTATAGGAGCTACGGGCCCTATCACATGGATACTGCAAGCAGCACTCTATATGAAAGGATTCGATCCCGGGCCACTTGACGCACGATTCGGCAGCAAAACCGAGGCGGCATTATCCAAATTTCAAAAAGCAAGCAGCATTTCTGGGGATAGCCAAGCCAACAAAGAAACATGGAATAAATTGCTTGCTTGA